In Methanomicrobium antiquum, one DNA window encodes the following:
- a CDS encoding pentapeptide repeat-containing protein → MINESQNNIIFENCDYSQTEFTGNEFDSCEFLNCNFSETDLSDCDFIDCKFENCNLGLTKLNGTGLKNVRFNKCKLTGVDFSYCSDFLFDVGFIGCIFSYAIFFKNSLVKSVFDDCTLNEAQFTESDLREAEFKNCSLSGTVFIRNNMEGADFRTAENYIIDPELNRMKNALFSLQGVSGLLFKYDIVIE, encoded by the coding sequence ATGATAAACGAGTCCCAGAACAATATAATTTTTGAAAACTGTGATTATTCACAGACAGAATTTACAGGAAATGAATTTGATTCATGTGAATTTCTAAACTGCAATTTTTCAGAGACTGATTTGTCAGACTGTGATTTTATTGACTGCAAATTTGAAAACTGCAACTTGGGACTTACAAAACTTAACGGAACAGGCTTAAAAAATGTCAGATTTAATAAATGCAAGTTAACAGGGGTTGACTTCAGCTATTGCAGCGATTTTCTCTTTGATGTCGGATTTATTGGATGCATCTTTAGTTATGCTATTTTTTTTAAAAACAGTCTTGTAAAATCTGTGTTTGATGACTGCACATTAAATGAAGCCCAGTTTACTGAATCAGATCTAAGAGAAGCTGAATTTAAGAACTGCAGCCTGTCAGGAACTGTTTTTATCAGAAATAATATGGAGGGTGCGGACTTTAGAACAGCTGAAAATTACATTATAGATCCTGAACTAAACAGGATGAAAAATGCCTTATTTTCATTGCAGGGTGTTTCAGGGCTTCTTTTTAAATATGATATTGTAATAGAATAA
- a CDS encoding TolB family protein, whose protein sequence is MEISVKFKLIFVAFIIILSSIVPFVSAGDPVMFSEGDSYDSYVSGNYIVYTDFKDDPFGREPEWYRYGIVRGKPNFFKDLPIGNTYLFNISSNTTTPVYKSVCRSISPWIKDDTVYWYENRLSPAYFDSDDPNPLDIFLYSVPIERINYQAAENYSMLNPNVTLSRKSGYNYSERKRPMFSSDLIEVVHSNDKTSDLFMYYTDPDIGNKTLIASGPYLCYASPQLYGDRIFWEDCRSGYSQLYVYSLKTGREYQIAPQYFSQYDCSFDGDIVAWTTYGGDLYYTNISGLIDEKSSENSYEPVSGSEESDIDTVILIFAISTAILIMATKRGGLY, encoded by the coding sequence ATGGAAATATCAGTAAAGTTTAAATTAATTTTTGTGGCTTTCATTATTATTTTGTCATCAATAGTTCCCTTCGTATCAGCAGGTGATCCAGTTATGTTTAGTGAAGGGGATTCATATGATTCATATGTATCCGGTAATTATATTGTATATACGGACTTTAAGGATGACCCTTTTGGAAGGGAGCCTGAATGGTACAGATACGGAATTGTCAGGGGAAAACCAAATTTTTTTAAAGATCTTCCAATAGGGAATACATATCTGTTCAATATATCCTCAAACACAACAACTCCGGTTTATAAAAGCGTATGCAGGAGCATTTCACCCTGGATAAAAGATGATACAGTATATTGGTATGAGAACAGACTATCTCCTGCGTATTTTGATTCAGATGATCCAAACCCTCTTGACATTTTTTTGTATTCTGTACCTATTGAGAGGATAAATTATCAGGCAGCAGAAAATTATTCCATGCTAAATCCTAATGTAACTCTCTCCCGGAAATCAGGATATAATTATTCAGAAAGAAAAAGACCCATGTTTTCTTCGGATTTAATTGAAGTTGTACATAGTAATGACAAAACATCTGATCTTTTTATGTATTATACAGACCCGGATATTGGCAATAAAACCCTGATTGCATCCGGCCCCTATCTGTGTTATGCAAGTCCGCAGCTTTATGGGGATAGAATTTTCTGGGAGGACTGCCGCAGCGGTTATTCACAGCTTTATGTATATTCACTTAAAACCGGTCGTGAATATCAGATAGCACCACAGTATTTCTCCCAGTATGACTGCTCGTTTGACGGCGATATTGTTGCATGGACAACATATGGCGGGGATTTATATTACACAAATATTTCAGGACTGATTGATGAGAAATCCTCTGAAAACAGCTATGAACCCGTATCCGGATCAGAAGAATCCGATATTGATACAGTTATTCTGATATTTGCAATTTCAACTGCAATTTTGATTATGGCGACTAAAAGAGGAGGATTATATTGA